One genomic region from Streptomyces sp. NBC_00582 encodes:
- a CDS encoding gas vesicle protein K, with product MTTRRTRMDLEPDTVERDLVKLVLTVVELLRQLMERQALRRVDQGDLSEEQEERIGLTLMLLDDRMTELRERYGLRPEDLNLDLGPLGPLLPRE from the coding sequence GTGACCACCCGCCGCACACGGATGGACCTCGAACCCGACACCGTCGAACGCGACCTGGTCAAACTCGTCCTCACGGTCGTGGAACTGCTGCGCCAGCTCATGGAACGGCAGGCGCTGCGCCGCGTCGACCAGGGAGATCTGAGCGAGGAACAGGAGGAGCGGATCGGGCTCACCCTGATGCTGCTCGACGACCGCATGACCGAACTGCGCGAGCGCTACGGGCTGCGGCCCGAGGACCTCAATCTGGACCTCGGGCCGCTCGGACCGCTGCTCCCCAGGGAGTGA
- a CDS encoding gas vesicle protein codes for MTVVERREVALVDLLDRLLAGGVVITGDVTLRIADVDLVRIDLNALISSVNDNVPSPWGDAR; via the coding sequence ATGACGGTCGTGGAGCGCCGTGAGGTCGCCCTGGTGGACCTGCTCGACCGGCTGCTGGCCGGCGGGGTCGTCATCACCGGGGACGTCACCCTGCGCATCGCGGACGTCGACCTCGTCCGCATCGACCTGAACGCGCTGATCAGCTCGGTCAACGACAACGTTCCGTCACCCTGGGGGGATGCACGGTGA